The following proteins come from a genomic window of Companilactobacillus pabuli:
- a CDS encoding YaaL family protein has product MFGRKKMSVQKMEDDRLLDNIHQIQRRIGNTQRMINNSVDVDDTTRIHLKLDQLKYQFLYLEARRRKAQAKATTNIIFGEEDTFLKQPSRAEKHW; this is encoded by the coding sequence ATGTTTGGTAGAAAGAAAATGTCTGTCCAAAAAATGGAAGACGATCGCCTCTTAGATAATATTCACCAGATTCAAAGACGAATCGGGAATACCCAAAGAATGATTAATAATTCAGTGGATGTAGACGATACGACAAGAATTCATTTGAAATTAGATCAATTGAAGTATCAATTTTTGTATTTAGAAGCTAGAAGAAGAAAGGCCCAAGCTAAGGCTACGACCAATATTATTTTTGGTGAAGAAGATACTTTCTTGAAGCAACCTAGTCGAGCTGAAAAGCACTGGTAG
- the recR gene encoding recombination mediator RecR, protein MKYPEPISKLIDSYMMLPGIGRKTATRMAFFTLGMDKDQVKEFADNLISAKTDLKKCKICGNITTEDICPICSDKSRDQSTILVVEQAKDIMSLDDMNGYNGLYHVLGGVLSPVDGVGPEDLNIKMLLNRLKQNQSVKELIIATNATPEGEATAQYLAKLVKPAGIKVTRLAHGLAVGSDIEYADEMTLKSAVLGRREI, encoded by the coding sequence ATGAAATATCCAGAACCAATTTCGAAATTAATCGATAGCTATATGATGTTACCGGGTATTGGTCGCAAGACTGCTACTCGAATGGCATTTTTCACACTTGGTATGGACAAAGACCAAGTTAAAGAATTTGCTGATAATTTAATTTCCGCTAAAACAGATTTAAAGAAATGTAAGATTTGTGGAAATATTACCACTGAGGATATTTGTCCAATTTGTAGTGATAAGAGTCGTGATCAATCAACTATTTTAGTCGTCGAACAAGCTAAAGACATCATGTCCTTAGATGATATGAACGGCTATAACGGGTTGTATCACGTCCTAGGAGGGGTCTTATCGCCAGTTGATGGAGTTGGCCCAGAAGATTTGAATATTAAGATGTTGCTTAATCGTTTGAAGCAAAATCAAAGCGTTAAAGAATTGATTATTGCTACAAATGCAACCCCAGAAGGGGAAGCAACCGCTCAATATTTAGCCAAATTAGTTAAGCCAGCTGGAATAAAAGTAACTAGACTGGCACATGGTTTAGCAGTCGGATCAGACATTGAATATGCCGATGAAATGACGTTAAAGAGTGCTGTTCTAGGTCGCAGGGAGATTTAA